AAGCCTTGAGATACCCGCAGCTTACCGTGAATCTTACTTATACCAGGATTGATGAAATAAACACATTTGATATAGGCCCGACGACAATCGAAACCGGTTCGCTGGATAATTATAAGGGCGAGGCATCCTTAAAGCAATTGTTATACCAGGGCGGTAAAATAAGAGCGCTGATTTATTCGGCCGAGCTAGGCCAGCGTATCGCCGCATTGCAATTTGATGACACGAAAGAAGCGATATATTTCCTCGTTGCCAAGTCTTATTACGATGTTGTCTTAAACCAGGAAATACTCGACGTCAACAAGAAGAGCCTGGAAACGACCAGCGCCCACCGGGATAACGTCAAGGCGTTAAAAGGACAGGGCATGGTTTCCGATTACGAATTACTGCGCGCCGAAGTGCAGGTAAGCAACCTCAAAACCCTGGTCATGCAGGCGGAAAGCAATTTGAAATTATCCAAACTTACTTTATTGCGCGTGATGGGCGCCCCGACCGATGATGAAAGCGCGGAAATAGAACTGATTGATAAATTTGATTACATTGCTCAAACGACGGATTTGCAGAAATCCATGGAAACAGCGTTTAACTTAAGGCCCGACCTTGCCCAGGCAGGACTTTTGGTCAAGATGCAGAAGGAAAGCATCAAAGCCGCCCGGGCGGATTTAAGGCCGACCGTTTCGGTTTTCGCCAACGGGGGAGAGGAAAAGCCTTCCCGTAAGGTCTTCGGAGGGACAGAATGGGGCGATTACTGGAACGCCGGCGGCATGGTCTCGTTCCCGCTTTTTGAAGGCGGCAAGACCCGGGGGAAAATCATGCAGGAAAAAGCCGTCCTCCACCAATACCAACTGGCTTTGAGCGATACCGAGGAAAAAGTCCGCTATGAAGTAAAGCAGGCGTTTCTTACCCTGAAAGACGCTGAGGAAATGATTAACGCGCAGAAGGAAAACGTCAAGCAGGCGCGCGAAGGCCTGCGCCTGGCAGAGCTTGGTTACAAGAACGGAGTGAATACACAGCTGGAGGTAATGGACGCCCAAACAGCCCTCGATATCGCCCAGAAAAATTATCTTTCGTCCTTATACGGCTATAATGTTGCGTATTTAATGCTAAAGAAATCCATGGGTGTTTTGAACAGCAAATAATATTTAATGAAAGGAAAGAATATGAAGAAAATAATTATTTCAGGATGCATCATTCTGGCCGGTTTGGCCTTAATAGTTTTTCCGGGCTGTAAAAAGAAAGCCGCGGCGGCTAACGGCGAACAGGAAAAGATTCCTGTCAACGTGGTGCTTGCCGCCAAGAGCGATATCAGCGATATCGTTGCCTTGACCGGAAATATCGAAGCGATTAACACCGCCGATGTTTTCCCGAAGGTGACTGGCCGGGTGGAAGAACGGTTCGTGAATAACGGAGACATGGTAAAAACCGGCAACAAGCTGGCTGTGCTTGAGCACTCGCTGATTACCGCGCAGGTAAAGCAGTGGGCGGCTTCTTTGGAAGCGGCCGACCAGCAGCTGAACCAGTTGGAAATAAACCTGGTGAACCTCGGCAAGGACCTGGAACGGATTTCATCCTTGGCCGATTCCGGCGCCGTTTCCGAGCAGAAGAAAGATGATATAGAAACAAAATATAACGCCATGCAGGCGCAGAAAAAACAAGTCCAGGCGCAGAAAAAGCAGTCCGAAGCCATGCTCGAACAAGCTGTGATACAGGAAAGGGAAGCGACTATCGTTTCTCCCGTAGACGGGTTTGTCGCGGCGTGCTATTTGGAAAAAGGCGACATGGCGGCGCCTTCCCAGCCGGCGTTTAAAATCGTCCAGATAGAAAAAGTTAAGATAATCGCGCACCTTTCGGAAAACGATTTCACCAGAGTGAACACCAAAACTCCCGCCCGGTTAAAAATCGGGAACGAGCCGGAGATTTCCTGCGCGATAAGCAATATTTCCCCGGCGCTCGATTTGCGCACCCGTTCGGCGGAACTGGAAATACACCTTGATAATCCCGAATATAAACTGAAACCAGGCATGTTTGCCGAAGTCGAATTGATAATTTCCACCGAAACCGGAAGAATCGTCATCCCGAAAGATTACATCCTGGTGGAAATGGGCAAATATTTCGTGTTCAAAGTTGTGGACAATAAAATCAAGAAACAGGAAATACAAATCGGCATCCAATCCAAAGGGATGGTTGCCGTTATGGAAGGCATTTCGGAGGAAGACCAGCTTATAACAATCGTGGGCGCCCATCTGAAAGACGGGACGTCGGTTGAAATAATAAAAGAAAGCGCGGCGAAATAGCCCCGCTGAGGGAGAGATTACATATGACTTTTCCAGAATTCGGAGTAAAGCGTCCGGTTACCAACCTGATGATTTTTACGGCGGCAATCGTGCTGGGGTTGTTTTCCCTGCATTTCCTGCCAATTGACCTCATGCCGAAAATCGATCCCCCGGCTATCACCGTGACGACGATTTATCCCGGCGCCTCAGCTGAAGACGTGGAGACAAAAATCACCCAGCCCATCGAAAACGACCTTTCCATCGTTTCCAATCTGGACGAGCTGGTCTCCTTTTCCCAGGAAGGCATTTCCACGGTTACCTGCAAGTTTAACTGGGGAGAAAACCTGGACGAAGCGGCCAATAACATCCGCGACCGGCTGGATTTTACCAAGCGCAAGCTCCCGACCGACGCCCAGCAGCCGATGATTATCAAGTTCGATACCTCGATGATACCGATTTTGGGCATGGGTGTGACGGCAAAGGAATCCTGGGAAAAACTTTACGATATCGTGGATGTCCAGCTGAGCGAGGCATTAAAGCGGGTTCCCGGGGTCGGCGCGATCCAGATCATCGGCGGGATGGAAAGGGAAATCCATGTCGAGCTGAACCAGAATAAAATGGACGCTTACGGGCTTTCGGTGCGTGAAATCGAAAGCGCCATCAAGAACAGCAATATTACCATCCCGGCCGGCAGCCTGAAAGTCGGCAAAAACGAGTATATGCTCCGCATGCCCGGCGAGTTCCAGAAAGTCGGCGAAATCGGAAGAACCATCGTCAAGGAATCCAAAGGCAAACTCGTCCACCTTTCGGATATCGCGTTTGTCAAGGACTCTTTCAAGGAAATGAAAATGAACGTGCTGGTGGACGGCGACAAAG
This is a stretch of genomic DNA from Planctomycetota bacterium. It encodes these proteins:
- a CDS encoding TolC family protein, with translation MRCKFGLVALIGFFSLVSCIASRPVNYPAGNYEVVIPSRDSGPTEVSYAVPLFADNNQAVPGKGKIALSLDTCIKAALENNRQLLSAMEGKNKAKGRLKETEALRYPQLTVNLTYTRIDEINTFDIGPTTIETGSLDNYKGEASLKQLLYQGGKIRALIYSAELGQRIAALQFDDTKEAIYFLVAKSYYDVVLNQEILDVNKKSLETTSAHRDNVKALKGQGMVSDYELLRAEVQVSNLKTLVMQAESNLKLSKLTLLRVMGAPTDDESAEIELIDKFDYIAQTTDLQKSMETAFNLRPDLAQAGLLVKMQKESIKAARADLRPTVSVFANGGEEKPSRKVFGGTEWGDYWNAGGMVSFPLFEGGKTRGKIMQEKAVLHQYQLALSDTEEKVRYEVKQAFLTLKDAEEMINAQKENVKQAREGLRLAELGYKNGVNTQLEVMDAQTALDIAQKNYLSSLYGYNVAYLMLKKSMGVLNSK
- a CDS encoding efflux RND transporter periplasmic adaptor subunit, which produces MKKIIISGCIILAGLALIVFPGCKKKAAAANGEQEKIPVNVVLAAKSDISDIVALTGNIEAINTADVFPKVTGRVEERFVNNGDMVKTGNKLAVLEHSLITAQVKQWAASLEAADQQLNQLEINLVNLGKDLERISSLADSGAVSEQKKDDIETKYNAMQAQKKQVQAQKKQSEAMLEQAVIQEREATIVSPVDGFVAACYLEKGDMAAPSQPAFKIVQIEKVKIIAHLSENDFTRVNTKTPARLKIGNEPEISCAISNISPALDLRTRSAELEIHLDNPEYKLKPGMFAEVELIISTETGRIVIPKDYILVEMGKYFVFKVVDNKIKKQEIQIGIQSKGMVAVMEGISEEDQLITIVGAHLKDGTSVEIIKESAAK